In Glycine max cultivar Williams 82 chromosome 15, Glycine_max_v4.0, whole genome shotgun sequence, the DNA window tttcaaatatcaaatattcaaagcttattaaataaaattttaaatgcataataaatcaacaaaaactaaataaaaagtcACATATGCTAAAACTCAGataaaaattcaagaaaaagacACTAAGTTACAtatgaaaaaatgaattgatataatacctttttataaaataataaataacatgattCATTCACAatttttctccatttttctcataaaatttCTACCTTTGTTAACTACAGAAAAAAGGAAGTCATGAAAAAAATGATGTATAATATAGTTGTTTGCATGTAAGATAAGATATGGGCATTCaccaataaaaattatgtaagatatctttttttataaattataagtatcCTCTCCATATAGGTTGGAACAACTTTGATCCATCCCAATTGATCTACGTATTTTGTACttatgtaaaatatgttttaagaaaataaataaaaataaatatatagtgaaccaaaaaaaacattgatttacttatagtttattttctgttttcatcaATGATAGATATGTCGCAAACGAGTcatatttagataaaaaaaaaaaaaacactaaacaaTGAGTGTGCAatgattgaagaaaaaacactGAAAGgaagaataatatttattagccaaaattattataattaattcaaaactacataattactttattataaaaaaatcttaactaCCTTAATTAAAAGCATATATGTGTtgatcataattaaattaattattccaaatcagaatatatatatatatatatatatattttctaattacttTAATCACTACAGTTATAtagttttatgaattaaaattttctctcaaaattattttttaagtacaGCGTAAAAATTGTGGAggtatatataaaaactaaatgatTAATCAAACCTAAAACTACATCCAATTCCGaggataaataataattattaagaaaaacGTGACTATTTCCTTTACAAATTTGAAAAGtgtcttcacaaaaaaaaacaacatggaAACCGTCAAGTCTGCAACCTTCGTAGGGACTTTTACCCCTTTTGCCGTTTCGAATTGTACAAGATGTACAAGGTACTATTTTAGtagttttcttctctcttttttattgagtaaattattaatattatattattagtatgtaattactatatttttcaaaatgtataatattattattaaacaagTACAAATAGTtgttcatgaatttttttaaataaggcAGTAGCAAGCTCCCAAGTCCCGACTGTTTCATTGAAACTCTCAAACAAAAAGTTGTAAATTGTAGCActtaggaaaataaaattaaattgcacCTTTTTTTCCCTTGAAATATTAACTTGAAGAAGAAAAGACTCCCACACCAAAAACCAACttatttaacaaaaactaaGTAATTACggacaaaatattttcttgtgaCTGCTGAATAAGTAAAGATCGTTCACACTACCTATCTCATGCAAATTTAACCAAGTCATAATCACAATATACATAATTAGGTAACCTATAGGTTCGGACATTACAATAATTCATGTTGGATTTCTTCGTATGTAAAAATATCTTGGATCGTCGTTAGTTATATGTTAAAAgtgaaattaatatttgaaccCAACAGATTGAAATACACTTGTCATCTTTGAGTCAGGACCAAAAAACGTATACAATTAGGTAATGACTTTAAAATTTATTCCCATCCCATCccatttaaattaaatctaaaacatGACCCAATAATttcactaattaattattaatttttttgtcagcATTAGTTAATTAAGGGAAAAATATGTTTGTAGTCCCTATACTTttatcaagtattttttttaatctctaaactTTCACTTCCTGTAATTTAGTTTCTAAACTTTACAAAAAATCTGTTTTTAGTCATTTCTCACAAAATCTTCACTAAGAGCTTTAACTTGTGTCCAATGTGACAAAGAATGTGTTTTTCCCccctttttcaaaaacaaataattaaaattgtgtgaaatattattttttataagaagttATTAAATGTCTCCCCAGAGACATCGAACCCTAACTTTCAACGACTCTATCTTTGCCTTAgttttcacatttatttttcaatagttCATGTTACGGATCTATTCTTgtgttttcttttgattttgtttgtttacgGGAGTGCTCCTTCACAGTTCACACAGAGTCATGCACACGAAAAACGCTATAGAGAAAGAGTGAAGTTTCTTCCTATTTTGATTCCCCTTAAAAAAAagccttttgtttttattaaatttttaattcaaaataccaCCTAGAATAATGCATTGTtgcatttataaaaaataattatcaacatATAATATACGTGTCATGTAATAAACGACATTAATATCATATGTGTGAGAAGGAACTAAAAACacgtttttaataaaatacaaaaactaaattaaataatataaaaagttgaaaaactaaaaacaagaaaaagtaaaaatacaagaaccaaaaacatatttcaccggataactaattataaaacacataaaacaacttATACTGGTCCATTTGGAAAACACAGGGGGTGTTACTAGGTGCAACCAGTATTATTGTTGGTGtacttagtattttttttaaatactaaaattgtccctatgttttttttgtatttgtgaTAGGTGTGCGTGAGAGTGGTCCATAAATcgtacagatcaagttgattcgtaaggttgatatggatcaagttgatccgtatgttgaTATTAAGCATACGGATCAATttgatccgtaagccttttACGGATGAAGTTGATCCGTGTTGTTCTGTaaaaggcttacggatcaagttgattcgtaaaaggcttatggatcaacttgatccgtaagccttttACAGAACAACatagatcaacttgatccgtagaaGCCTtatagatcaacttgatccgtaaaagacttatggatcaagttgattcgtaaggcttctacggatcaagttgatccataaaagACTTATGGATCAAGGGTATTTTCGTCATTTCATCTTAAGTGCTGGGtacaccagcaataatgctgggtgcacctagcaacacccaagCACAGGCCAGCAAGGCCCAACCGAAGCCCAAGAGGCAGCTGACAACACAACCCAACACTCCACTCTAGGGTTTCTATAAGTTAGCAAAAGCTTTGCCTCTTGAAGCCTTCTTCAATTCAGAGAGAGCGAAACGGCAGCACGCGCAAAAATGGTGAAGTTTCTGAAACCAAACAAAGCCGTCATCGTCCTTCAGGGACGCTACGCCGGCAAAAAAGCCGTGATAGTGCGAACCTTCGATGAAGGCACGCGCGAGCGCCCCTACGGGCACTGCTTGGTGGCAGGGATAAAGAAGTACCCTGCGAAGGTGATCAAGAAGGATTCGGCCAAGAAGACGGCCAAGAAGTCGCGTGTGAAGGCGTTCGTGAAGCTCGTGAACTACCAGCACCTCATGCCCACGCGCTACACGCTCGATGTCGATTTGAAGGACGCGGTTACCCCCGACGTGCTCCAAGCCAAGGATAAGAAGGTTACTGCTCTCAAGGAGACCAAGAAGCGCCTCGAGGAGAGGTTCAAGACTGGGAAGAATCGGTGGTTCTTCACCAAGCTCAGGTTCTGAgcataatattatgcatttttgttttcaaaatgtttttggATCTCGCTTTGTTTTTCGTAATTGATACTTTATAATGATGTGTTGAGATTAGATTTTGGTTATATTGGATGTTTAATGTGGTTTCTGGAGATGATAGGATAAagttgtttaaatttaattgcTGAATTTGAGCCATTTTTTTGTTAAGCGTGTttgatttgtgtttttaattctgATGAACGTGGTGTCGGATTTGCTTGTTATTAGATCGCTGAGTGTTGTTTGGTGTCGATTGTTAGACGCTAATTTAccctaaattttaattaggaaaaatGAGGTTTTGACTTTCGGCGTCTACTAGACGCTAGTTTGCCCAAAAATTCCCTAATAATGGTGAGATTTAAACGTAATTGCTTATAATCATAATTTCTGCTATTGGTTTTTTGAATCAATGATAATGTCTAAAACCAAGGTTTTAATTATTGGTTCTGTTGCCGTGTTTGTTATTTTCGCTGCCAATGCGATTCCAAGTGTGGTCGCACACAATTAAAAAATCTTGATGTTGGATTCCAAATAAAACGGTCACGGACCATTTCTTAAAACCTTGGCTATATATCTTTCTTTCTGTTCTCTGGGGTGAATCCTGTTATTTAGAGATCAAATGCATTTTCCCCGTTTGTTCGTTGCAATTATTCGATGATATGGATAATCTGGTTTTTGTCGAAAGAAAGTTCAACACtggatcaaaattcaaaattaggtTCCATGATGTTTTTTTGTGACTTAGCCGCAACAAATCTGGCCTAGTGTTTTGATGATTGTAGTACAATgcagcaacaaattcaaaattttgctTACTATTCTTGatcaattatttatcaaatctGGCCTAGTGTTGACATTTTCTAGCATTGTATcacaaaataaattgtttatcataaatttaaaatatatcttatatatttaaaaatatttgcttattaaatttttaattgtatttatatatttaaaaatatttattctatataATGCGCAAACTAAATTACAactaattcaataaaaaatatataacggCAAAAAGCCAATTTGGTATCgacatttttctctctcaattttgtcattttaacttttaacccCTTTCAAATGTAACTGCATAAATTTTCATGCTCAGTGATTATTGATAGTAGgaccaaaattttcattttctatttaacCTTTATTACTCTCTTcctcttttattatatttttattttgtaaatcttTTAGAAAGGCACAATGcctcttttttctttagttcaaacataatttatataattatataattttttctggAATATATTTCTttgattaaattgtaattttagtcttctataattttaaatttatgattttgatcctcctatttttaaatcaagacatttagtttatttatttttttaaaataaataattttaatcattttgcTAGTTGATTATTAGTCTATAATTCAAAGTTAAACGTTGATTTTGATGTGATATATCtttaataagaatttattttgCGATTTTTGTTTGAAGACCAAAGAATAA includes these proteins:
- the LOC100793982 gene encoding 60S ribosomal protein L27; amino-acid sequence: MVKFLKPNKAVIVLQGRYAGKKAVIVRTFDEGTRERPYGHCLVAGIKKYPAKVIKKDSAKKTAKKSRVKAFVKLVNYQHLMPTRYTLDVDLKDAVTPDVLQAKDKKVTALKETKKRLEERFKTGKNRWFFTKLRF